One window of the Nitrospirota bacterium genome contains the following:
- the csm2 gene encoding type III-A CRISPR-associated protein Csm2, which yields MKDAFKNAGYKGGGSRHHDDRQQQVSESIDLPNLSFRDDKGYRKKELFTVHAQKYADEMARFRMTQTQLRKYFNEVKALEARIEANPDFKANEALIGLLKSKVAYGRAKETDREKQKGFEVLLKMVEQGITWSTKKEYFKDFVLFFESVIGFFRGKER from the coding sequence ATGAAAGATGCGTTCAAAAATGCAGGTTATAAAGGTGGAGGCAGTCGCCATCATGATGACAGACAGCAGCAGGTAAGTGAATCTATTGATTTGCCGAATCTCTCTTTTAGAGATGACAAGGGATACAGGAAAAAAGAATTATTTACAGTGCATGCCCAGAAATATGCTGATGAGATGGCAAGGTTTCGAATGACACAGACTCAGTTAAGAAAATACTTCAATGAAGTCAAAGCACTGGAAGCACGTATAGAAGCGAATCCTGATTTCAAGGCAAATGAAGCATTGATAGGTCTTCTTAAGTCAAAGGTTGCATATGGACGGGCAAAGGAAACAGATAGAGAAAAACAAAAAGGATTTGAGGTGCTTCTGAAAATGGTTGAACAAGGCATTACATGGAGTACAAAAAAAGAGTACTTTAAAGATTTTGTCCTTTTCTTTGAATCAGTAATAGGGTTTTTCAGAGGCAAGGAAAGATAG